In Serratia marcescens subsp. marcescens ATCC 13880, a single genomic region encodes these proteins:
- the yhbY gene encoding ribosome assembly RNA-binding protein YhbY — MNLNNKQKQHLKGLAHPLKPVVMLGNNGLTEGVLAEIEQALEHHELIKVKIAAEDRETKTLIADAIVRETGACNVQVIGSTLILYRPSKERKISLPR, encoded by the coding sequence ATGAATCTGAATAATAAACAAAAACAGCACCTGAAAGGCCTGGCGCATCCGTTAAAACCGGTGGTGATGCTGGGCAATAACGGTCTTACCGAAGGGGTGCTGGCTGAAATTGAACAGGCTCTGGAGCATCATGAGCTGATCAAGGTAAAAATCGCCGCTGAAGATCGCGAAACCAAGACCCTGATCGCCGACGCTATCGTGCGTGAAACGGGCGCCTGCAATGTGCAAGTTATCGGCAGTACGCTTATTCTTTACCGCCCGTCGAAAGAGCGCAAGATCAGTCTACCGCGTTAA
- the greA gene encoding transcription elongation factor GreA, with protein sequence MNQIPMTLFGAEKLREELEYLKSVRRPKIIADIAEAREHGDLKENAEYHAAREQQGFCEGRIQEIEAKLSNAQVIDITKMPNTGRVIFGATVSVMNLDSEEEVTYRIVGDDEADFKKNLISVNSPMARGLIGKEQDDVVVIKTPGGDVEYEILKVEYL encoded by the coding sequence ATGAACCAAATTCCGATGACCTTGTTTGGCGCTGAAAAACTGCGCGAAGAGCTCGAATATCTGAAAAGCGTGCGCCGCCCGAAAATCATTGCGGATATCGCTGAAGCGCGTGAACACGGCGACTTGAAAGAAAATGCCGAGTACCATGCCGCCCGCGAACAGCAAGGTTTCTGCGAAGGCCGCATTCAGGAGATCGAAGCCAAGCTGTCCAATGCGCAGGTGATCGATATCACCAAGATGCCGAACACCGGTCGGGTGATCTTCGGCGCCACCGTATCGGTGATGAATCTGGACAGCGAAGAAGAAGTGACTTACCGCATCGTTGGCGACGATGAGGCCGATTTCAAGAAAAATCTGATTTCGGTAAACTCGCCGATGGCGCGCGGCCTGATCGGCAAAGAGCAAGACGATGTGGTGGTGATCAAAACCCCTGGCGGCGACGTGGAATACGAGATCCTGAAGGTCGAGTATCTCTGA
- the rlmE gene encoding 23S rRNA (uridine(2552)-2'-O)-methyltransferase RlmE, translated as MANKKRSASSSRWLQEHFSDKYVQQAQKKGLRSRAWFKLDEIQQSDKLFKPGMTVVDLGAAPGGWSQYVVTQIGGTGRIIACDILPMDPIVGVDFLQGDFRDELVLKALLERVGESKVQVVMSDMAPNMSGTPAVDIPRSMYLVELALDMCRDVLAPGGSFLVKVFQGDGFDEYLREIRSLFTKVKIRKPDASRARSREVYIVATGRKL; from the coding sequence ATGGCTAATAAAAAGCGTTCGGCTAGCTCCAGTCGCTGGTTACAAGAACACTTTAGCGATAAATATGTACAGCAGGCGCAGAAAAAGGGACTGCGTTCCCGTGCCTGGTTTAAACTTGATGAAATACAGCAGAGCGACAAACTGTTCAAACCGGGCATGACCGTGGTTGACCTGGGCGCCGCACCGGGCGGCTGGTCGCAGTATGTGGTCACCCAAATCGGCGGTACCGGGCGCATCATCGCCTGTGATATTTTGCCAATGGATCCTATCGTTGGCGTCGATTTCCTTCAGGGCGATTTTCGTGATGAACTGGTGCTGAAGGCGCTGTTGGAACGAGTAGGTGAGAGTAAGGTTCAGGTGGTCATGTCCGATATGGCCCCGAATATGAGTGGCACCCCGGCGGTCGACATTCCAAGGTCGATGTATCTGGTGGAGTTGGCGCTGGATATGTGTCGTGATGTCCTCGCACCAGGCGGAAGTTTCCTGGTGAAGGTGTTCCAGGGAGATGGCTTTGACGAGTACCTACGGGAAATTCGCTCCCTGTTTACGAAGGTTAAGATTCGTAAGCCAGACGCTTCCCGCGCCCGTTCGCGCGAAGTGTACATTGTAGCGACAGGGCGCAAACTGTAG
- the folP gene encoding dihydropteroate synthase, giving the protein MQLTVRDMTLNLSHPQVMGILNVTPDSFSDGGRHNTLNQALVHAHALISAGATMIDIGGESTRPGAAEVSEEEELERVVPVVEALAQRFEVFISVDTSKAGVIRESAHAGAHLINDIRSLQEPGALAAAAESGLPVCLMHMQGQPRTMQQAPHYDDLIADVQAFFEHHIRRCNEAGITNQKLLLDPGFGFGKNLSHNYQLLARLSEFHRFGLPLLVGMSRKSMIGQLLNVPPDQRVIGSVACAVIAAMQGAQIVRVHDVKETVEAMRVVEATLSAKGQ; this is encoded by the coding sequence ATGCAGTTAACCGTGCGCGACATGACGCTCAATCTCTCCCATCCACAGGTGATGGGCATCCTCAACGTGACGCCGGATTCGTTTTCCGACGGCGGCCGCCACAACACCCTGAACCAGGCGCTGGTGCACGCGCATGCGCTGATTTCGGCCGGCGCTACGATGATTGATATCGGCGGCGAGTCGACAAGGCCGGGGGCGGCGGAGGTGAGTGAAGAGGAAGAATTGGAACGGGTCGTGCCGGTGGTGGAAGCGCTGGCGCAGCGTTTCGAAGTCTTCATCTCGGTCGATACCTCGAAAGCGGGCGTGATCCGCGAATCGGCGCACGCCGGCGCGCATCTGATCAACGACATTCGTTCGCTGCAGGAGCCGGGTGCCCTGGCGGCGGCGGCGGAAAGCGGCCTGCCGGTCTGCCTGATGCACATGCAGGGGCAGCCGCGCACCATGCAGCAGGCACCGCACTACGACGATCTGATCGCCGACGTTCAGGCGTTTTTCGAACACCATATCCGGCGCTGTAACGAGGCAGGGATAACAAATCAGAAATTGCTGCTCGACCCAGGCTTCGGTTTCGGTAAAAATTTGTCGCACAACTATCAGCTTCTGGCCCGGTTGTCGGAGTTTCATCGTTTTGGTTTGCCGCTGTTGGTCGGCATGTCGCGCAAATCGATGATTGGACAACTGCTGAACGTGCCGCCGGATCAACGGGTTATCGGCAGCGTGGCCTGCGCGGTGATCGCGGCGATGCAGGGTGCGCAGATTGTCAGAGTGCATGACGTTAAAGAAACCGTCGAGGCGATGCGTGTCGTCGAGGCAACACTTTCAGCTAAGGGACAGTAG
- the cgtA gene encoding Obg family GTPase CgtA, producing MKFVDEAAILVVAGDGGNGCVSFRREKYIPNGGPDGGDGGDGGDVYLLADENLNTLIDYRFEKSFRAERGQNGQSRDCTGKRGKDVIIKVPVGTRVKDQGTGEILGDMTRHEQKLMVAKGGWHGLGNTRFKSSVNRAPRQKTLGTAGEARDLLLELLLLADVGMLGLPNAGKSTFIRAVSAAKPKVADYPFTTLVPSLGVVRMDHEQSFVVADIPGLIEGASEGAGLGIRFLKHLERCRVLLHLVDIAPIDESDPVENAKVIINELNQYSENLAQKPRWLVFNKIDVIGEEEAAERAKAIVEGMGWEGKYYMISAANREGVNALCWDVMNFINTQPKAMAIEESAPEKVEFMWDDYHREQIAEVEAEAEDDWDDDWDEDDDEGVEIIYQK from the coding sequence ATGAAGTTTGTAGATGAAGCAGCGATTCTGGTCGTTGCAGGCGACGGCGGCAACGGGTGCGTCAGCTTCCGCCGCGAAAAATATATCCCGAATGGTGGGCCTGACGGCGGTGACGGCGGCGACGGCGGCGACGTCTACCTGCTGGCGGACGAGAACCTTAACACCCTGATCGACTACCGCTTTGAGAAGTCTTTCCGCGCCGAGCGCGGCCAGAATGGCCAGAGCCGCGATTGTACCGGCAAACGCGGTAAAGACGTCATCATCAAGGTGCCGGTCGGCACGCGCGTGAAGGATCAGGGCACCGGCGAGATCCTCGGCGACATGACCCGCCACGAGCAGAAGCTGATGGTCGCCAAAGGCGGCTGGCACGGTCTGGGCAACACCCGTTTCAAATCTTCGGTCAACCGCGCGCCGCGTCAGAAGACGCTGGGTACCGCCGGCGAAGCGCGTGACCTGTTGCTGGAGCTGTTGCTGCTGGCCGATGTGGGCATGCTGGGGCTGCCGAACGCCGGCAAATCGACCTTCATCCGCGCGGTGTCCGCCGCCAAGCCGAAGGTGGCCGATTATCCGTTCACCACGCTGGTGCCGAGCCTGGGCGTGGTGCGCATGGACCACGAGCAGAGCTTTGTGGTCGCCGACATTCCGGGGCTGATCGAAGGCGCCTCCGAAGGCGCCGGCCTGGGTATTCGTTTCCTGAAACACCTGGAGCGTTGCCGCGTGCTGCTGCACCTGGTGGACATCGCGCCGATCGACGAATCCGATCCGGTGGAAAACGCCAAAGTCATTATCAACGAGTTGAACCAATACAGCGAAAATCTGGCGCAGAAGCCGCGCTGGCTGGTGTTCAACAAAATTGATGTGATTGGTGAGGAAGAAGCCGCCGAACGCGCCAAGGCGATTGTGGAAGGCATGGGCTGGGAAGGGAAGTACTACATGATCTCCGCCGCCAACCGCGAAGGCGTCAATGCGCTGTGCTGGGACGTGATGAACTTCATCAACACCCAGCCGAAAGCGATGGCGATCGAAGAAAGCGCACCGGAAAAAGTCGAATTCATGTGGGATGACTACCACCGCGAGCAAATCGCGGAAGTGGAAGCCGAAGCGGAAGATGACTGGGATGACGACTGGGACGAAGACGACGACGAAGGCGTCGAAATCATTTACCAGAAGTAA
- the glmM gene encoding phosphoglucosamine mutase, which yields MSERKYFGTDGIRGKVGDSPITPDFVLKLGWAAGKVLARHGSRKIIIGKDTRISGYMLESALEAGLAAAGLSASFTGPMPTPAVAYLTRTFRAEAGIVISASHNPFYDNGIKFFSIDGAKLPDNVEEAIEAEMEKPLTCVESSELGKASRIIDAAGRYIEFCKGTFPSELSLKGLKIVVDCANGATYHIAPSVLRELGATVIAIGVEPDGMNINEKCGATDVRQLQERVLQEKAHVGLAFDGDGDRVMMVDHLGNKVDGDQILYIIAREGLRQGQLRGGAVGTLMSNMGLELALKQLGIPFARAKVGDRYVLEKLQELGWRIGAENSGHVILLDKTTTGDGIVAGLQVLTAMVRNHMSLHDLCSGMKLLPQILVNVRFAGDHNPLESEAVRKVTEQVEAELAGRGRVLLRKSGTEPLIRVMVEGENEQQVTALAHRIADAVKSAG from the coding sequence ATGAGCGAGCGCAAATATTTTGGCACCGACGGCATCCGTGGCAAGGTCGGGGACAGCCCCATCACGCCGGACTTCGTGCTGAAGCTGGGCTGGGCGGCCGGCAAGGTGCTGGCGCGTCACGGTTCCCGCAAGATCATCATCGGTAAGGATACGCGCATCTCCGGCTATATGCTGGAGTCCGCGCTGGAAGCCGGTCTGGCGGCCGCCGGATTGTCCGCCTCCTTCACCGGGCCGATGCCCACGCCGGCGGTGGCTTATTTGACGCGTACCTTCCGTGCTGAAGCGGGCATTGTCATTTCCGCTTCGCATAACCCGTTCTATGACAACGGCATCAAGTTTTTCTCGATCGACGGCGCCAAGCTGCCGGACAATGTCGAAGAAGCGATCGAGGCCGAGATGGAAAAGCCGCTGACCTGCGTGGAGTCCTCGGAGCTGGGTAAAGCCAGCCGCATCATCGACGCCGCCGGCCGCTATATCGAATTCTGCAAAGGCACCTTTCCGAGCGAGCTGAGCCTGAAAGGGCTGAAAATCGTGGTCGACTGCGCCAACGGCGCGACTTACCACATCGCGCCGAGCGTGCTGCGTGAGCTGGGCGCCACGGTGATCGCCATCGGCGTTGAGCCGGACGGCATGAACATCAACGAGAAATGCGGCGCTACCGATGTGCGTCAGCTGCAGGAGCGCGTGCTGCAGGAAAAAGCGCACGTTGGCCTGGCGTTCGACGGCGACGGCGACCGCGTGATGATGGTGGATCACCTGGGCAACAAGGTGGACGGCGATCAGATCCTGTACATCATCGCCCGCGAAGGCCTGCGTCAGGGTCAGCTGCGCGGTGGCGCGGTCGGCACCCTGATGAGCAATATGGGGCTGGAACTGGCGCTGAAACAGCTGGGCATTCCGTTCGCTCGCGCCAAAGTGGGCGACCGTTACGTGCTGGAGAAGCTGCAGGAGTTGGGCTGGCGCATCGGTGCGGAAAACTCCGGCCATGTGATCCTGCTGGACAAAACCACCACCGGCGATGGCATCGTGGCCGGGTTGCAGGTGCTGACCGCCATGGTACGCAACCACATGAGCCTGCATGATCTGTGCAGCGGCATGAAGCTGTTGCCGCAGATCCTGGTCAACGTGCGTTTCGCCGGCGATCACAATCCGCTGGAATCTGAAGCGGTGCGCAAGGTCACCGAACAGGTGGAAGCCGAGCTGGCCGGCCGCGGCCGGGTGCTGCTGCGTAAATCGGGCACCGAGCCGCTGATCCGCGTGATGGTGGAGGGCGAGAACGAGCAGCAGGTGACCGCGCTGGCGCATCGCATCGCCGACGCGGTGAAATCCGCAGGTTAA
- the ftsH gene encoding ATP-dependent zinc metalloprotease FtsH — MAKNLILWLVIAVVLMSVFQSFGPSESNGRRVDYSTFMSELTQDQVREARINGREINVTKKDSNKYTTYIPVNDPKLLDTLLTKNVKVVGEPPEEPSLLASIFISWFPMLLLIGVWIFFMRQMQGGGGKGAMSFGKSKARMLTEDQIKTTFADVAGCDEAKEEVSELVEYLREPSRFQKLGGKIPKGVLMVGPPGTGKTLLAKAIAGEAKVPFFTISGSDFVEMFVGVGASRVRDMFEQAKKAAPCIIFIDEIDAVGRQRGAGLGGGHDEREQTLNQMLVEMDGFEGNEGIIVIAATNRPDVLDPALLRPGRFDRQVVVGLPDVRGREQILKVHMRRVPLAADIDASVIARGTPGFSGADLANLVNEAALFAARGNKRVVSMVEFEKAKDKIMMGAERRSMVMTEAQKESTAYHEAGHAIIGRLVPEHDPVHKVTIIPRGRALGVTFFLPEGDAISASRQKLESQISTLYGGRLAEEIIYGPEKVSTGASNDIKVATSIARNMVTQWGFSEKLGPLLYAEEEGEVFLGRSVAKAKHMSDETARIIDQEVKSLIERNYTRARSLLMENMDILHSMKDALMKYETIDAPQIDDLMNRKDVRPPAGWDDANKGNSSDNGGTPKAPTPVDEPRTPTPGNTMSEQLDK, encoded by the coding sequence ATGGCGAAAAACCTAATTCTCTGGTTAGTCATCGCGGTAGTGTTGATGTCTGTATTCCAGAGCTTTGGGCCCAGCGAGTCGAATGGCCGTAGGGTGGATTACTCTACCTTCATGTCCGAACTGACCCAGGACCAGGTTCGCGAAGCGCGAATCAACGGACGTGAAATTAACGTTACCAAGAAAGACAGTAACAAATACACGACCTACATCCCTGTCAACGATCCCAAGTTGCTGGATACGTTGTTAACGAAGAATGTGAAAGTTGTCGGCGAGCCGCCTGAAGAGCCGAGCCTGCTGGCTTCTATCTTTATCTCTTGGTTCCCGATGCTGTTGCTGATCGGGGTCTGGATCTTCTTTATGCGGCAAATGCAGGGCGGCGGCGGCAAGGGCGCGATGTCCTTCGGCAAGAGCAAGGCCCGCATGCTGACGGAAGACCAGATCAAGACCACTTTCGCCGATGTCGCCGGTTGTGACGAAGCGAAAGAAGAGGTGAGCGAACTGGTGGAATACCTGCGCGAGCCGAGCCGTTTCCAGAAATTGGGCGGCAAGATCCCGAAAGGCGTGCTGATGGTCGGCCCGCCGGGGACCGGTAAAACGCTGTTGGCGAAAGCGATCGCCGGCGAAGCGAAGGTGCCGTTCTTTACCATTTCCGGTTCCGACTTCGTTGAAATGTTCGTCGGCGTGGGGGCATCCCGCGTGCGTGACATGTTTGAACAAGCGAAGAAAGCCGCGCCGTGCATCATCTTCATCGATGAAATCGACGCCGTCGGCCGCCAGCGTGGCGCCGGCCTGGGTGGCGGTCACGATGAGCGCGAGCAGACCCTGAACCAGATGCTGGTTGAGATGGACGGTTTCGAAGGCAACGAGGGCATCATCGTCATCGCGGCCACCAACCGTCCGGACGTGCTTGACCCCGCGCTGCTGCGCCCGGGCCGTTTCGACCGTCAGGTCGTGGTCGGGCTGCCGGATGTGCGCGGCCGTGAGCAGATCCTGAAGGTGCACATGCGCCGCGTGCCGTTGGCTGCCGACATCGACGCCTCCGTCATTGCGCGCGGTACGCCGGGCTTCTCCGGTGCCGACCTGGCCAACCTGGTCAACGAAGCGGCGCTGTTCGCCGCCCGCGGCAACAAGCGCGTGGTGTCGATGGTGGAGTTCGAGAAAGCCAAAGACAAGATCATGATGGGTGCGGAACGTCGCTCCATGGTGATGACCGAAGCGCAGAAAGAGTCGACCGCGTATCACGAAGCGGGCCACGCCATCATCGGCCGCCTGGTTCCTGAACACGATCCGGTACACAAAGTGACGATCATTCCTCGTGGTCGTGCGCTTGGCGTGACCTTCTTCCTGCCGGAAGGGGATGCGATCAGCGCCAGCCGTCAGAAGCTGGAGAGCCAAATCTCCACCCTGTACGGCGGTCGTCTGGCGGAAGAGATCATCTACGGGCCGGAAAAAGTCTCTACCGGTGCGTCGAACGACATCAAAGTGGCGACCTCCATCGCCCGCAACATGGTGACCCAATGGGGCTTCTCCGAGAAGCTGGGGCCGCTGCTGTATGCGGAAGAAGAAGGTGAAGTGTTCCTGGGCCGCTCCGTGGCCAAGGCGAAGCACATGTCGGATGAAACCGCGCGTATCATCGACCAGGAAGTGAAGTCGCTGATCGAACGTAACTACACGCGTGCTCGCTCGCTGCTGATGGAAAACATGGACATCCTGCACTCGATGAAGGATGCGCTGATGAAGTATGAAACCATCGATGCGCCGCAGATCGACGATCTGATGAACCGCAAAGACGTGCGTCCGCCGGCGGGCTGGGACGATGCGAACAAAGGCAACAGCTCCGACAACGGCGGCACCCCGAAAGCCCCGACGCCGGTAGATGAGCCGCGCACCCCAACGCCGGGCAACACCATGTCCGAACAGCTCGACAAGTAA
- the pmrA gene encoding two-component system response regulator PmrA, with protein sequence MKLLVVEDDELLQQGLALALTGEGYVCDCAATAAEASSLLITSQYSMVILDLGLPDMDGAALLRQWRRQQIDLPVLILTARDALEDRVDGLDAGADDYLVKPFALVELQARVRALLRRYQGHSDNLMQVDDLQLNLSSQQVYLQQQPVEVTPKEFAILARLIMRAGQTVNRELLQQDLYTWQDDLGSNTLEVHIHNLRRKLGKDRIRTVRGIGYRLEPSS encoded by the coding sequence ATGAAGCTGCTGGTCGTTGAAGATGATGAACTGCTGCAACAAGGGTTGGCGCTGGCGCTGACCGGCGAAGGCTACGTGTGCGACTGCGCCGCCACAGCGGCGGAAGCCAGCAGCCTGCTCATCACCAGCCAATACAGCATGGTGATCCTGGATCTCGGTCTGCCGGACATGGACGGCGCCGCGCTGCTGCGGCAGTGGCGCCGCCAACAGATCGATCTGCCGGTGCTGATCCTGACCGCCCGCGACGCCCTGGAAGACCGCGTCGATGGGCTGGACGCCGGCGCCGACGACTACCTGGTCAAACCCTTCGCGCTGGTTGAGCTGCAGGCGCGCGTGCGCGCCCTCCTGCGGCGCTACCAGGGTCACAGCGACAATCTGATGCAGGTGGATGACCTGCAGTTGAATCTCTCCAGCCAGCAGGTCTATCTGCAACAGCAGCCGGTGGAGGTCACGCCGAAAGAGTTCGCCATTCTGGCGCGCCTGATCATGCGTGCCGGGCAGACGGTCAACCGCGAACTCCTGCAGCAGGATCTCTACACCTGGCAAGACGATTTAGGGTCCAACACCCTGGAAGTGCATATCCACAACCTGCGCCGCAAACTGGGCAAGGATCGCATCCGCACCGTGCGCGGCATCGGCTACCGCCTGGAACCCTCGTCATGA
- the pmrB gene encoding two-component system sensor histidine kinase PmrB, with amino-acid sequence MISMRRRLLLMLALILLVTQLISAFWLWHESQEQISFLVDETLSAKVRTERVDTEIAEAIASLLAPSLIMMIVTLLASFWAISWIIRPLNQLQQRLEKRSADNLTPLPITSDSQEMVAVTNALNQLFSRLDNTIQQERLFTADAAHELRTPLAGIRLHLELMEKQGVKGSQALIARIDQLMHTVEQLLMLSRAGQDFASGHYQHFDWVADVIQPLREELDEMAAQRGQTLGWQLPAAATVNGDPVLLRLLLRNLVENAHRYGPEGGAIQVRLTPQDNGYLLQVIDDGPGIKEEMVGELTQAFRRMDQRYGGSGLGLNIVIRIAQLHQGRLTLENRRDARGLNAQCWLPEKALK; translated from the coding sequence ATGATCAGCATGCGCCGCCGCCTGCTGCTGATGCTGGCGCTGATCCTGCTGGTCACGCAACTCATCAGCGCCTTCTGGCTGTGGCACGAAAGCCAGGAGCAGATCAGCTTCCTGGTGGACGAAACCCTGTCCGCCAAAGTGCGTACCGAACGCGTCGATACCGAGATTGCCGAGGCCATCGCGTCGCTGTTGGCGCCTTCGCTGATCATGATGATCGTCACGCTGTTGGCGTCGTTTTGGGCCATCAGTTGGATCATCCGCCCGCTCAACCAATTGCAGCAACGGCTGGAAAAACGCTCTGCCGATAACCTGACGCCGCTGCCGATCACCAGCGACAGTCAGGAAATGGTGGCGGTCACCAATGCGCTCAATCAGCTGTTTTCACGGCTGGATAACACCATTCAACAGGAACGCCTGTTCACTGCCGACGCCGCCCACGAGCTACGCACGCCGCTGGCCGGCATCCGCCTGCACCTGGAACTGATGGAAAAGCAGGGCGTCAAGGGCAGCCAGGCGCTGATCGCCCGCATCGATCAGCTGATGCACACCGTCGAGCAGTTGCTGATGCTGTCGCGCGCCGGGCAAGACTTCGCCAGCGGCCATTATCAGCATTTCGATTGGGTGGCCGATGTGATCCAGCCGCTGCGTGAAGAGCTCGACGAAATGGCCGCCCAACGCGGGCAGACGCTGGGTTGGCAATTGCCGGCTGCTGCCACCGTGAACGGCGATCCGGTGCTGCTGCGGCTGTTGCTGCGCAACCTGGTCGAAAACGCCCACCGTTACGGCCCGGAAGGCGGCGCGATACAGGTGCGGTTAACGCCGCAAGACAACGGCTATCTGCTGCAGGTCATCGACGATGGCCCGGGAATCAAGGAAGAGATGGTCGGGGAACTGACGCAGGCGTTTCGCCGCATGGATCAACGCTACGGCGGCAGCGGACTGGGCCTGAATATCGTGATCCGCATCGCGCAACTGCACCAGGGGCGTTTGACGCTGGAAAACCGCCGCGATGCGCGCGGCCTGAATGCCCAGTGCTGGCTGCCGGAAAAGGCGCTCAAATAA
- the dacB gene encoding serine-type D-Ala-D-Ala carboxypeptidase — MRFSRIVSALACAFVLNANAAPVEEYTQYLPDGANLALVVQKIGAGAPTIDYHSQQMALPASTQKVLTALAALLQLGPDYRFTTTLESQGDIRDGVLRGNLIARFSGDPTFKRQSLRNMVAVLKKQGVRQISGDVLVDTSVFASHDKAPGWPWNDLTQCFSAPPAAAIVDRNCFSVSLYSAPNPGDMAFIRVASYYPVNMFSQVRTLARGSADAQYCELDVVPGELNRFTLTGCLTQRSEPLPLAFAIQDGASYAGAILKDELTQADIQIDGHLKRQTRPGITGTVIAQTQSAPLHDLLKIMLKKSDNMIADTVFRTIGHERFGVPGTWRAGSDAVRQVLRQKAGIDLGNTIIADGSGLSRHNLLAPATMMQALQYIAQHDNELNFISMLPLSGYDGTLRYRGGLHEAGVDGKVSAKTGALQGVYNLAGFITTASGQRMAFVQYLSGYAVPPEDQKQRRAPLVRFESRLYRDIYQNN; from the coding sequence ATGCGTTTTTCACGAATTGTCAGTGCATTGGCTTGCGCATTTGTTCTGAATGCGAATGCGGCCCCGGTTGAAGAGTACACACAATATCTGCCTGATGGGGCCAACCTTGCCCTGGTCGTTCAGAAGATCGGTGCCGGTGCGCCGACGATCGATTATCACTCTCAGCAGATGGCGCTGCCGGCCAGTACCCAAAAAGTGCTGACGGCGCTGGCGGCATTGCTGCAACTCGGGCCCGATTACCGTTTCACCACTACGCTGGAGAGCCAGGGCGATATCCGCGACGGCGTGCTGCGCGGCAACCTGATCGCCCGCTTCAGCGGCGATCCGACCTTCAAACGTCAGAGCCTGCGCAATATGGTGGCCGTCCTGAAGAAGCAGGGCGTGCGCCAAATCAGCGGCGACGTGCTGGTCGATACCTCGGTCTTCGCCAGCCATGACAAGGCGCCCGGTTGGCCGTGGAACGATCTGACGCAGTGCTTCAGCGCGCCGCCGGCCGCCGCCATCGTCGATCGCAACTGTTTCTCGGTCTCGCTGTACAGCGCGCCGAACCCGGGCGACATGGCGTTTATCCGCGTCGCCTCCTATTATCCGGTCAATATGTTTAGCCAGGTGCGCACCCTGGCGCGCGGATCCGCAGACGCGCAATACTGCGAACTGGACGTGGTGCCGGGCGAGCTGAACCGCTTTACCCTGACCGGCTGCCTGACGCAGCGCAGCGAACCGCTGCCGTTGGCCTTCGCCATCCAGGACGGTGCCAGCTATGCGGGCGCCATACTGAAAGACGAGCTGACGCAGGCCGATATCCAGATCGACGGGCATTTGAAACGCCAAACGCGCCCCGGCATCACCGGCACGGTGATCGCGCAAACCCAGTCGGCGCCGCTGCACGATCTGTTGAAAATCATGCTGAAGAAATCGGACAACATGATCGCCGATACCGTCTTCCGCACGATCGGCCACGAGCGCTTCGGCGTGCCGGGCACCTGGCGAGCAGGTTCCGATGCGGTACGCCAGGTGCTGCGCCAGAAGGCCGGCATCGATCTGGGCAACACCATCATCGCCGACGGTTCCGGCCTGTCGCGCCACAACCTGCTGGCCCCGGCGACCATGATGCAGGCGCTGCAGTACATCGCGCAGCACGACAACGAGCTGAACTTTATCTCGATGCTGCCGCTGTCCGGTTATGACGGCACCCTGCGCTACCGCGGCGGCCTGCATGAGGCCGGCGTAGACGGCAAGGTGTCGGCCAAGACCGGCGCGCTGCAGGGCGTCTACAACCTGGCGGGCTTCATCACTACCGCCAGCGGCCAGCGCATGGCCTTCGTGCAGTATCTCTCCGGCTACGCCGTGCCGCCGGAAGATCAGAAACAGCGCCGCGCGCCGCTGGTGCGTTTCGAAAGTCGCCTGTATCGGGATATTTACCAAAACAACTGA
- the secG gene encoding preprotein translocase subunit SecG, translated as MYEALLVIFLLISIGLVALIMLQQGKGADMGASFGAGASGTLFGSSGSGNFMTRMTAVLATLFFVISLILGNLSSNQSKKGSEWENLGQPVKTEQTTAPAAPVKPSSDIPQ; from the coding sequence ATGTACGAAGCTCTTCTGGTAATTTTCCTGCTGATTTCAATCGGGCTGGTTGCTCTGATTATGTTGCAGCAAGGTAAAGGCGCTGATATGGGAGCCTCTTTCGGAGCAGGTGCATCAGGCACGTTGTTCGGTTCGAGTGGTTCCGGTAACTTTATGACCCGCATGACCGCTGTATTGGCGACGCTGTTCTTCGTCATCAGCCTGATTCTGGGCAACCTCAGCAGCAACCAAAGCAAGAAAGGCAGCGAGTGGGAAAATCTGGGTCAGCCGGTGAAAACTGAGCAGACAACCGCGCCGGCAGCACCTGTCAAGCCGAGCAGCGACATCCCGCAGTAA